Below is a genomic region from Candidatus Binataceae bacterium.
TGCTCCTGGCGATGGCGCTGGTTGCCGTTCTCACTCCCAGCCTGCTCACCATCCTGATTGTAATTGGCCTGGTCTCCTGGACCCAGGTCGCGCGGGTGGTCCGGGCCGAAGCGCTCTCCATCCGCCAGCGCGATTTCGTCGTGGCCGCGGTCATGCTGGGCGCCTCTTCGTGGCGCCTCCTGACTCGCCATCTGCTACCCAACACGATGCCGTTGATCGTGGTCATGGCGGCCCTGGCCACTTCGGGCACCTTGCTCCTTGATGCGGGGCTGAGCTTTTTGGGTTTAGGGGTGCCGCCGCCCACCCCAAGCTGGGGACGGATGATCGACGAGGCGCAGCTTTATCTACGCACCGCCCCTTGGCTGGCAGCCTTTCCAGGTTTGGCGATCCTGTACGCCGTGCTCGGCTTCAATTTTCTGGGCTACGGCTACCTGCGCCGGCAGGGACGATGAATCCCGGCCGGTGGCTGGCGCTGGCCGCGTTGACCCTGCTGCTGGCCGCCTGCCAGCACGACCCAGCGCTTAATTTCCCCCCTGGCGCCCAGGTGCTCCATCTAGCCAGCCAGGATGATGTACCGACTTTGGATCCGGCGGCTGGCTACGACACCGCCTCGTGGAGTTTTGAACAGGCCCTGTTCGATACCCTGGTGCGCTACGCCGACGGCTCGATTGCGCTTAAACCGGACTTGGCCACGAGCTGGGAAAGTTCGCCCGACGCCACCCATTTCACCTTCCATCTGCGTCACGATGCGCGCTTCAGCAACGGCCGAGTGGTTACCAGCGGCGATCTGAAATATTCCCTGCAGCGAGTGCTCACGCCCGCCACTCGCTCCAAGGGAATCGAATATTACCGCAATATCCTGGGTGCCGAAGATTATATCGCCGGTCGGGCCAACGACGTGCGCGGTATCGCGACACCCGATCCCTACACCATCAGCTT
It encodes:
- a CDS encoding ABC transporter permease, which translates into the protein MKASGSTMELIGAVMVGTIALVAVAAPWLAPHNPTAAVATSFGAPAPPSRAFPFGTDELGRDVLSRIIWGARISLTVGLAGMVMTMTIGVAIGLCAGLFGGTVDFVLMRFTDVMLTLPGLLLAMALVAVLTPSLLTILIVIGLVSWTQVARVVRAEALSIRQRDFVVAAVMLGASSWRLLTRHLLPNTMPLIVVMAALATSGTLLLDAGLSFLGLGVPPPTPSWGRMIDEAQLYLRTAPWLAAFPGLAILYAVLGFNFLGYGYLRRQGR